The following are from one region of the Salvia hispanica cultivar TCC Black 2014 chromosome 1, UniMelb_Shisp_WGS_1.0, whole genome shotgun sequence genome:
- the LOC125214776 gene encoding proline-rich protein 4-like: MRLHSLSLSLTFLLLCLLTFCNAAFEIAGSSQCADCKLNNFKNAHAFSGLHVTIDCKVEKEIKRVGEGELDADGKFKISLPKEVIADVKNKNCYAQLHSAAAAPCPAHGGVEATQIVFKSEINGKVTFTPKEALTFSTALCTSKFLWPFFEYPPLPKTYSWKKHWPQITIPPLKKHHWKKVWPKITIPHPIVKTLPPPVPIYKPKPKPKPPVVKPHPPSVPIYKPKPKPPVVKPHPPSVPIYKPKPPVVHPPSVPIYKPKPKPKTPIVKPPVPVYKPKPKTPVVKPLPPSVPVYKPKPKPHVPIYKPPTKPIPHPFHKPIYKPPVVKPLLPPSVPIYKPLPPLFPLPPFYKKPCPPFAKFPPKSYDHPKFGYFPKFPPFKPIP; the protein is encoded by the exons ATGAGGCTTCACTCCCTTTCCCTTAGTCTAACTTTTCTGTTGCTGTGTTTGCTCACCTTCTGCAATGCAGCTTTTGAGATTGCTGGATCTTCACAATGCGCTGATTGCAAACTAAACAACTTCAAAAATGCCCACGCCTTCTCAG GTCTTCATGTAACAATCGATTGTAAGGTCGAGAAAGAGATCAAGAGAGTCGGCGAGGGCGAGCTAGACGCCGATGGCAAATTCAAAATCTCACTCCCCAAGGAAGTGATCGCCGATGTCAAGAACAAAAACTGCTACGCCCAGCTCCACAGCGCTGCCGCCGCCCCGTGCCCCGCCCACGGCGGCGTGGAGGCCACCCAAATCGTGTTCAAATCCGAAATCAACGGAAAAGTCACATTTACCCCCAAAGAAGCCCTCACCTTCTCCACCGCCTTGTGCACCTCCAAATTCTTGTGGCCATTTTTCGAGTATCCACCTCTTCCTAAAACCTACTCATGGAAAAAACATTGGCCCCAAATTACTATTCCACCCCTCAAAAAGCACCATTGGAAAAAAGTTTGGCCCAAAATTACCATTCCGCACCCAATTGTTAAGACACTTCCCCCACCTGTTCCGATTTACAAGCCCAAGCCCAAGCCCAAGCCACCGGTTGTTAAGCCGCATCCGCCATCAGTCCCAATTTACAAGCCCAAGCCCAAGCCACCAGTTGTTAAGCCGCATCCACCATCAGTCCCCATTTACAAGCCCAAGCCACCGGTTGTTCATCCACCATCAGTCCCCATTTACAAGCCCAAGCCCAAGCCCAAAACACCGATTGTAAAGCCGCCTGTTCCAGTTTACAAGCCCAAGCCCAAGACACCGGTTGTTAAGCCGCTTCCGCCATCTGTTCCAGTTTACAAGCCCAAGCCCAAACCACATGTCCCCATCTACAAGCCGCCTACGAAGCCGATCCCACATCCATTTCACAAGCCTATCTACAAGCCGCCGGTGGTGAAGCCGCTTCTTCCTCCGTCCGTGCCTATCTATAAGCCGCTGCCGCCACTATTTCCTCTCCCACCATTCTATAAAAAGCCTTGCCCTCCATTCGCTAAGTTTCCTCCAAAGAGCTATGACCACCCCAAATTTGGATATTTCCCAAAATTCCCACCCTTTAAACCCATTCCATGA